In Notamacropus eugenii isolate mMacEug1 chromosome 1, mMacEug1.pri_v2, whole genome shotgun sequence, one genomic interval encodes:
- the SDC1 gene encoding syndecan-1 isoform X2 — MPGVAAALLGLCALALCGQPALSIVGTNTPPEDLDGSGDDDDAFSGSGAGALPSTSALDLALIPRKTSVFTTTSPAAPAEPTHANLGETSSAGQEAIGEASVLLIDHGTEADPAPNHEPTHSSPAVTQPPTTHRPLTVGATVGSDPGVVHPKVSAPEPPSSGDEGPLASGAPESSQPDKDSSQHLGEESSGSGSDDFTFASSEEKPVTSLETNILNKKVEPGATGASQGILDRKEVLGGIIAGSLVGLLFAVFLVGFMLYRMKKKDEGSYSLEEPKQADGAYQKPHRQEEFYA; from the exons ATGCCCGGCGTGGCGGCGGCGCTGCTGGGGCTGTGCGCCCTGGCGCTCTGTGGGCAGCCGGCTCTCTCG ATCGTGGGGACAAACACCCCTCCAGAGGATCTCGATGGgtctggtgatgatgatgatgccttcTCTGGCTCTGGGGCGG GGGCCTTGCCCAGTACGTCAGCGCTGGACCTGGCCCTCATACCGAGGAAGACTTCTGTGTTCACCACGACCTCGCCTGCTGCTCCTGCTGAGCCCACACATGCCAACCTAGGGGAAACATCGTCTGCTGGACAGGAAGCCATTGGAGAGGCATCTGTGCTCCTGATTGACCACGGGACTGAGGCAGATCCTGCTCCCAATCATGAGCCCACCCACTCATCTCCTGCAGTGACACAACCTCCCACCACCCACCGTCCTTTGACGGTGGGAGCCACTGTGGGCTCAGATCCTGGTGTGGTGCACCCAAAGGTGTCTGCACCTGAGCCCCCGAGCTCTGGAGATGAAGGCCCGTTGGCCAGTGGTGCTCCAGAGAGTAGCCAGCCAGACAAAGACTCAAGTCAGCATCTAGGAGAGGAGAGTTCAGGAAGCGGG AGCGATGACTTCACCTTTGCTTCATCTGAAGAGAAACCTGTCACTTCTCTGGAGACAAACATTCTTAACAAGAAGGTGGAACCCGGGGCCACAGGAGCCTCCCAGGGCATCCTGGACCGGAAGGAGGTTTTAGGAG GGATCATCGCCGGCAGCCTCGTGGGCCTCCTTTTTGCAGTCTTCCTGGTTGGATTTATGCTTTACcggatgaaaaagaaagatgagggCAGCTATTCCTTGGAGGAGCCAAAGCAGGCGGATGGTGCCTACCAGAAACCTCACCGGCAGGAAGAGTTCTACGCCTGA
- the SDC1 gene encoding syndecan-1 isoform X1, with translation MPGVAAALLGLCALALCGQPALSQIVGTNTPPEDLDGSGDDDDAFSGSGAGALPSTSALDLALIPRKTSVFTTTSPAAPAEPTHANLGETSSAGQEAIGEASVLLIDHGTEADPAPNHEPTHSSPAVTQPPTTHRPLTVGATVGSDPGVVHPKVSAPEPPSSGDEGPLASGAPESSQPDKDSSQHLGEESSGSGSDDFTFASSEEKPVTSLETNILNKKVEPGATGASQGILDRKEVLGGIIAGSLVGLLFAVFLVGFMLYRMKKKDEGSYSLEEPKQADGAYQKPHRQEEFYA, from the exons ATGCCCGGCGTGGCGGCGGCGCTGCTGGGGCTGTGCGCCCTGGCGCTCTGTGGGCAGCCGGCTCTCTCG CAGATCGTGGGGACAAACACCCCTCCAGAGGATCTCGATGGgtctggtgatgatgatgatgccttcTCTGGCTCTGGGGCGG GGGCCTTGCCCAGTACGTCAGCGCTGGACCTGGCCCTCATACCGAGGAAGACTTCTGTGTTCACCACGACCTCGCCTGCTGCTCCTGCTGAGCCCACACATGCCAACCTAGGGGAAACATCGTCTGCTGGACAGGAAGCCATTGGAGAGGCATCTGTGCTCCTGATTGACCACGGGACTGAGGCAGATCCTGCTCCCAATCATGAGCCCACCCACTCATCTCCTGCAGTGACACAACCTCCCACCACCCACCGTCCTTTGACGGTGGGAGCCACTGTGGGCTCAGATCCTGGTGTGGTGCACCCAAAGGTGTCTGCACCTGAGCCCCCGAGCTCTGGAGATGAAGGCCCGTTGGCCAGTGGTGCTCCAGAGAGTAGCCAGCCAGACAAAGACTCAAGTCAGCATCTAGGAGAGGAGAGTTCAGGAAGCGGG AGCGATGACTTCACCTTTGCTTCATCTGAAGAGAAACCTGTCACTTCTCTGGAGACAAACATTCTTAACAAGAAGGTGGAACCCGGGGCCACAGGAGCCTCCCAGGGCATCCTGGACCGGAAGGAGGTTTTAGGAG GGATCATCGCCGGCAGCCTCGTGGGCCTCCTTTTTGCAGTCTTCCTGGTTGGATTTATGCTTTACcggatgaaaaagaaagatgagggCAGCTATTCCTTGGAGGAGCCAAAGCAGGCGGATGGTGCCTACCAGAAACCTCACCGGCAGGAAGAGTTCTACGCCTGA